In one Nocardioides luteus genomic region, the following are encoded:
- a CDS encoding lytic transglycosylase domain-containing protein: protein MTKAPRKFWARSISTAALTSLGPRAVAAVALTAAFAFLAPDEGSLDTGHQQPELPDPGALQDPLGIANGLGGVKNLTPTDAVRLASNAEELSIPPVALAAYQRAATVLNDADASCRIDWALIAGIGMVESNHGRFGGSELDSNGLALPAIIGPQLNGAGNYAAVRDTDNGLYDHDTVYDHAVGPMQFIPSTWTFAGTDGDGDNRRDPQDIDDAAVATAAFLCAGTEDVSTDSGANAAVYRYNQSDTYVEAVLKIADQYRNGEFPGSPSVDGGTPSAVRPNASALPRTSNTVTKPDADTNGAAKTPVPAEPVESDSGSGDNEPDPSTEPSTDPSTDPTTEPTDGTDPGDGETSEPVDPTPTPTPTPTPTPTPTPTDAATAATLAEPCDAAAIAVYGETFEVDDKATYDAVIANCIAKFEPETTLPTDLAIREHLRTLYGNPDFPNLKEPAPEAAAPGETVTEESPTASPTA, encoded by the coding sequence ATGACCAAAGCACCCCGAAAGTTCTGGGCCAGAAGCATCAGCACAGCGGCGCTGACCAGCCTCGGGCCTCGGGCCGTGGCTGCCGTCGCGCTGACCGCTGCCTTCGCTTTCCTGGCCCCCGACGAGGGGAGCCTGGACACCGGTCACCAGCAGCCCGAACTGCCCGACCCGGGTGCTCTCCAGGACCCGCTGGGCATCGCCAACGGCCTGGGCGGCGTGAAGAACCTGACCCCGACCGACGCGGTGCGGCTCGCCTCCAACGCCGAGGAGCTGTCGATCCCGCCGGTCGCCCTGGCCGCCTACCAGCGCGCGGCCACCGTGCTCAACGACGCCGACGCCTCCTGCCGCATCGACTGGGCGCTGATCGCCGGGATCGGCATGGTCGAGAGCAACCACGGCCGCTTCGGCGGCAGCGAGCTCGACTCCAACGGCCTCGCCCTCCCCGCGATCATCGGCCCGCAGCTCAACGGCGCCGGCAACTACGCTGCGGTACGCGACACCGACAACGGTCTCTACGACCACGACACCGTCTACGACCACGCCGTCGGCCCGATGCAGTTCATCCCCTCCACGTGGACCTTCGCCGGCACCGACGGCGACGGCGACAACCGCCGCGACCCCCAGGACATCGACGATGCCGCCGTCGCCACGGCGGCATTCCTGTGCGCGGGCACCGAGGACGTCAGCACCGACTCCGGCGCCAACGCCGCGGTCTACCGCTACAACCAGAGCGACACGTACGTCGAGGCGGTGCTCAAGATCGCCGACCAGTACCGCAACGGGGAGTTCCCGGGATCACCGAGCGTGGACGGCGGAACCCCCTCCGCGGTGAGGCCCAACGCTTCCGCTCTCCCGCGCACCTCGAACACCGTCACGAAGCCCGACGCCGACACCAACGGCGCCGCCAAGACTCCGGTGCCGGCCGAGCCGGTGGAGTCCGACAGCGGCTCCGGCGACAACGAGCCCGACCCTTCGACGGAGCCCAGCACCGACCCCAGCACGGACCCCACCACCGAGCCCACCGACGGCACCGACCCCGGCGACGGCGAGACCAGCGAGCCGGTCGACCCCACGCCGACTCCGACTCCCACCCCGACGCCCACGCCGACCCCGACGCCCACCGACGCCGCGACGGCAGCGACCCTCGCCGAGCCCTGCGACGCGGCCGCGATCGCGGTCTACGGCGAGACCTTCGAGGTGGACGACAAGGCCACCTACGACGCGGTGATCGCCAACTGCATCGCGAAGTTCGAGCCCGAGACCACCCTGCCCACGGACCTCGCGATCAGGGAGCACCTCCGCACCCTCTACGGCAACCCGGACTTCCCCAACCTCAAGGAGCCTGCGCCGGAAGCGGCCGCCCCCGGCGAGACGGTCACGGAGGAGTCCCCGACCGCCTCGCCGACGGCCTGA
- a CDS encoding amidohydrolase — protein sequence MKRPVDVHQHLWPPALVEELRRRRQPPYLDGWVLHLDGEPPYPVDPADHDLAGRAAREDGLVLLSLSSPLGIESLVPEQSRPLLDAWHSLSDELPADYGLWAAPGLVEPDLDDLATLLKNDRIHGLQVPATALATPSALEALAPVLVTAEQADLSVLVHPGPAGPTTDHDDLPGWWPALTSYVAQQSAAWHAWHVAGRSLLPTLRIAFVGLAGLAPLHHERLAQRGGSLGAIDRHVYYETSSYGTQAIDAMSRVVGVDPLVNGSDRPYAEPTDPGLGEALSRAIFVANPHHLLTGGDR from the coding sequence ATGAAGCGCCCGGTCGACGTCCACCAGCACCTGTGGCCGCCGGCACTGGTCGAGGAGCTGCGCCGGCGGCGACAGCCTCCCTACCTCGACGGCTGGGTGCTCCATCTCGACGGGGAGCCGCCCTACCCCGTCGACCCCGCGGATCATGATCTCGCCGGTCGTGCGGCACGCGAGGACGGGCTGGTGCTGCTGTCGCTCTCCAGCCCGCTGGGGATCGAGTCGCTCGTCCCGGAACAGTCCCGCCCGCTGCTCGACGCCTGGCACAGCCTCTCCGACGAGCTCCCCGCCGACTACGGGCTCTGGGCGGCACCCGGCCTCGTCGAGCCCGACCTCGACGATCTCGCGACGCTCCTGAAGAACGACCGCATCCACGGCCTCCAGGTGCCGGCCACGGCGCTCGCGACGCCTTCCGCGCTCGAGGCCCTCGCTCCGGTGCTCGTGACGGCCGAGCAGGCCGACCTGTCCGTCCTGGTCCATCCCGGCCCCGCCGGTCCCACGACGGACCACGACGACCTGCCCGGCTGGTGGCCCGCCCTGACCTCGTACGTCGCCCAGCAGAGCGCCGCCTGGCACGCCTGGCACGTCGCCGGCAGGTCGCTGCTCCCGACGCTGCGGATCGCGTTCGTCGGGCTGGCCGGACTCGCGCCGCTCCACCACGAACGCCTCGCCCAGCGCGGCGGGAGCCTCGGCGCGATCGACCGGCACGTCTACTACGAGACCTCGTCCTACGGCACCCAGGCGATCGACGCGATGTCCCGCGTGGTCGGTGTCGACCCGCTGGTCAACGGCTCGGACCGGCCGTACGCCGAACCGACCGACCCCGGCCTCGGGGAGGCCCTGAGCCGGGCGATCTTCGTCGCCAACCCGCACCATCTGCTCACCGGAGGAGACCGATGA
- a CDS encoding NADP-dependent oxidoreductase: MTDTNTQILLRARPVGEPTAEDFSIVSSEVPSPAEGEVLLRTRFLSLDPYMRGRMSDAPSYAEPTALGDVLPGATVAEVVESRDPSRQVGDVVLAYGGWQSFSIAPARHTRRLDPSVAPVSTALGVLGMPGFTAYAGLTQIGQPKPGETVVVAAATGPVGATVGQIAKILGCRAVGIAGGPEKVAHLTELGFDAALDHRAPDFKDQLKAAVPDGIDVYFENVGGHVWNAVLPRLNKFARVPVCGLIAHYNDTSAPEGPDRAPGLMRHVLNKSLLIRGFIQTEFVRDHEERFLTEAAGWLAEGRLRYREDVTEGLENAPAAFNRMLRGQNFGKTVIKV; encoded by the coding sequence ATGACCGACACGAACACCCAGATCCTGCTCCGCGCCCGCCCGGTCGGCGAGCCCACCGCCGAGGACTTCTCGATCGTCAGCTCCGAGGTGCCGTCGCCGGCCGAGGGAGAGGTGCTGCTGCGTACGAGATTCCTCTCGCTCGACCCCTACATGCGCGGACGGATGAGCGATGCGCCCTCGTACGCCGAGCCGACCGCGCTGGGCGACGTGCTGCCTGGCGCCACGGTCGCCGAGGTGGTCGAGTCGCGGGACCCGTCGCGGCAGGTGGGCGACGTGGTGCTGGCGTACGGAGGCTGGCAGTCGTTCTCGATCGCGCCGGCCAGGCACACCCGCCGCCTCGACCCGTCCGTCGCGCCGGTCTCCACCGCGCTGGGGGTCCTGGGGATGCCGGGGTTCACGGCGTACGCGGGGCTGACCCAGATCGGGCAGCCGAAACCCGGCGAGACCGTCGTGGTCGCGGCCGCGACCGGTCCGGTGGGCGCCACGGTCGGCCAGATCGCCAAGATCCTCGGCTGCCGCGCGGTGGGGATCGCCGGCGGGCCGGAGAAGGTCGCCCACCTGACCGAGCTCGGCTTCGACGCCGCGCTGGACCACCGTGCGCCCGACTTCAAGGACCAGCTGAAGGCCGCCGTCCCAGACGGGATCGACGTCTACTTCGAGAACGTCGGCGGGCACGTGTGGAACGCGGTGCTGCCGCGGCTCAACAAGTTCGCCCGGGTACCGGTCTGCGGTCTGATCGCCCACTACAACGACACCTCCGCGCCCGAGGGGCCCGACCGGGCGCCCGGGCTGATGCGGCACGTGCTCAACAAGTCGCTGCTGATCAGGGGTTTCATCCAGACCGAGTTCGTCCGTGACCACGAGGAGCGGTTCCTCACCGAGGCCGCCGGCTGGCTGGCCGAGGGCAGGCTCCGCTACCGCGAGGACGTCACTGAAGGGCTCGAGAACGCGCCCGCCGCGTTCAACCGGATGCTTCGCGGTCAGAACTTCGGCAAGACGGTGATCAAGGTCTGA
- a CDS encoding ABC transporter permease: MSDLWGYLETNIGDVLTALVQHIWLALLPVAIAFVLSLPLGALVHRYAPVRHIALTTGSVVYTIPSLALLLLLPGVLGTSVLDPLNVVVALTLYSLALLVRTTADGLDAVDSTVLQAATAMGYRPLRRWFAVQLPLAMPVILTGLRVATVANVSMVSIAALVGIGGLGQLFTRGFQLGFYLPPIIIGLVLSVMLAVVADVLIVAVQRGLTPWSRAGAR; this comes from the coding sequence GTGAGTGACCTCTGGGGCTACCTCGAGACCAACATCGGCGACGTCCTCACCGCGCTCGTCCAGCACATCTGGCTCGCCCTGCTGCCGGTGGCGATCGCCTTCGTCCTCTCGCTGCCGCTGGGCGCGCTCGTCCACCGCTACGCCCCCGTACGCCACATCGCACTCACGACCGGCAGCGTGGTCTACACGATCCCGTCGCTGGCCCTGCTCCTCCTGCTCCCGGGAGTCCTCGGCACCAGCGTCCTCGACCCGCTCAACGTGGTCGTCGCGCTCACGCTCTACTCGCTCGCCCTGCTCGTCCGCACGACCGCCGACGGTCTCGACGCGGTCGACAGCACGGTCCTGCAGGCGGCCACCGCGATGGGCTATCGCCCCCTGCGCCGCTGGTTCGCCGTCCAGCTGCCGCTGGCGATGCCGGTGATCCTGACCGGTCTGCGGGTGGCCACCGTGGCCAACGTGAGCATGGTCAGCATCGCCGCCCTGGTCGGCATCGGTGGTCTGGGGCAGCTCTTCACCCGAGGGTTCCAGCTCGGCTTCTACCTCCCGCCGATCATCATCGGGCTGGTCCTCTCGGTCATGCTCGCGGTCGTCGCCGACGTCCTCATCGTCGCCGTCCAGCGCGGGCTCACCCCGTGGTCGAGAGCGGGTGCGCGATGA
- a CDS encoding ABC transporter substrate-binding protein has protein sequence MSRRIRTTAYLFATLAVAGTLTACGGDPLDSGSDSDSGSGTIVVGSANFPESELLMEMYAQALEAEGVKVETKPNIGSREVYMEAFKSGDIDLLPEYNGALLAYLKPDGVPENVSAPEDVYEALQDVLPEGSETLPQSEAEDKDTLTVSKETAEKYSLTSIEDLAPVAKDLTLGGAPEFKTRHQGLIGLDEVYGVTFKEFKPLDAGGPLTSSALKKGDIDVANVFSTDSQIPTNGWVVLEDPKNLFLSQNVVPLIRSEALSDDAETALNAVSEALTTDNLTEALAKVQVDKAAPATVAKEFLADNGIE, from the coding sequence ATGTCCCGCCGAATCCGCACCACCGCGTACCTGTTCGCGACGCTCGCCGTGGCAGGCACCCTGACCGCCTGCGGCGGTGACCCGCTCGACTCCGGGTCGGACTCCGACTCGGGCAGCGGCACGATCGTCGTCGGCTCGGCCAACTTCCCCGAGAGCGAGCTGCTCATGGAGATGTACGCCCAGGCTCTCGAGGCCGAGGGCGTCAAGGTCGAGACCAAGCCCAACATCGGTTCCCGCGAGGTCTACATGGAGGCCTTCAAGAGCGGCGACATCGACCTGCTGCCGGAGTACAACGGCGCCCTGCTGGCCTACCTGAAGCCGGACGGTGTCCCGGAGAACGTCTCCGCTCCCGAGGACGTCTACGAGGCGCTCCAGGACGTCCTGCCGGAGGGCAGCGAGACCCTGCCTCAGTCCGAGGCCGAGGACAAGGACACGCTCACCGTCTCCAAGGAGACGGCCGAGAAGTACTCCCTGACGAGCATCGAGGACCTCGCGCCGGTCGCGAAGGACCTCACGCTCGGCGGTGCCCCGGAGTTCAAGACGCGCCACCAGGGCCTGATCGGTCTCGACGAGGTCTACGGGGTCACGTTCAAGGAGTTCAAGCCGCTCGACGCCGGCGGCCCGCTGACGTCCAGCGCGCTGAAGAAGGGCGACATCGACGTCGCGAACGTCTTCTCCACCGATTCCCAGATCCCCACCAACGGCTGGGTCGTCCTGGAGGACCCGAAGAACCTCTTCCTCTCCCAGAACGTCGTCCCGCTGATCCGCTCCGAGGCGCTCAGCGACGACGCCGAGACCGCGCTCAACGCCGTCTCGGAGGCGCTGACCACCGACAACCTGACCGAGGCTCTCGCGAAGGTCCAGGTCGACAAGGCCGCCCCGGCCACGGTCGCCAAGGAGTTCCTCGCCGACAACGGCATCGAGTGA
- a CDS encoding cysteine dioxygenase has product MTITEPTVTVPTVDSVLSTADLPALPGRTLTPGELRAWVDELAARPELWAHLARHDTGGRHYVSLYRDKDIDVWLLCWNTVDDTGWHDHDISSGAVAVTHGAVVEQQPRFGGEPVQREVGAGRSFGFGPDHIHRMSGAVDGSVSIHAYSPPLWRMGQYAISDDGVMRRVSVSYADELRPLED; this is encoded by the coding sequence ATGACCATCACCGAACCGACCGTCACCGTGCCCACCGTCGACAGCGTCCTGAGCACCGCGGACCTGCCCGCTCTGCCCGGCCGCACCCTCACCCCCGGCGAGCTCCGCGCCTGGGTCGACGAGCTCGCCGCGCGCCCCGAGCTGTGGGCGCACCTGGCGCGCCACGACACCGGCGGGCGCCACTACGTCTCGCTCTACCGTGACAAGGACATCGACGTCTGGCTGCTGTGCTGGAACACCGTCGACGACACCGGCTGGCACGACCACGACATCTCCTCGGGTGCGGTCGCGGTGACCCACGGGGCGGTCGTCGAGCAGCAACCGCGGTTCGGCGGTGAGCCGGTGCAGCGGGAGGTCGGCGCGGGCCGCAGCTTCGGCTTCGGCCCCGACCACATCCACCGGATGAGCGGCGCCGTCGACGGCTCGGTCTCGATCCACGCCTACTCGCCTCCGCTGTGGCGGATGGGGCAGTACGCGATCAGCGACGACGGGGTCATGCGCCGCGTCTCGGTCTCCTACGCCGACGAGCTCCGCCCGCTGGAGGACTGA
- a CDS encoding DUF7218 family protein, giving the protein MPSKSANVKNEDQYEALKDKGMSKQRAAKIANTPDASKKGGKKSGSGKKNKDSSQGGTTAQKKKAGSKGGKATAKKKS; this is encoded by the coding sequence ATGCCCAGCAAGTCCGCCAACGTGAAGAACGAAGATCAGTACGAGGCGCTCAAGGACAAGGGGATGTCCAAGCAGCGCGCCGCCAAGATCGCCAACACTCCTGACGCCTCCAAGAAGGGCGGCAAGAAGAGCGGCAGCGGAAAGAAGAACAAGGACAGCAGCCAGGGCGGCACCACCGCCCAGAAGAAGAAGGCGGGCAGCAAGGGCGGCAAGGCGACCGCCAAGAAGAAGAGCTGA
- a CDS encoding immune inhibitor A domain-containing protein: MRGWRRTRLLTIGAAGALVLGLTLPGAPAGSAPPSDDDRGRAAKELKQTGSDYNDGKRLGIERHRGDVHGQPPKGPAKVGQSRTWLGLDDAQGSLYLKDYTLRGVGDNIEVWVADDRAFPEGDCRNELGLTEVTDAQISNFIAEFDNTIYPIESEEFSVPPDRDGKQAVLPELIPNLPSSEYKGDGDNIVVLVDNVRDANFYEPATPDGQTYIAGFFYSVFNEYFDRNVMSIDVFDWLHRTGTNPPDDSTDPAYVACNQELNSAPGRQVGAPRPLLYEGTFAHEYQHLLEYYEDADEVSWVNEGLSDYAQTLVGYVDPSTPPDDPGADSHLACFMGYLDPAFGGSENSLTLWGDQGGPETLCDYGAAYSFMEYLASHYGSDFLSVLHREDAGGLEGLQIVLDQFGAGVSAQQTIHDWAAAMALDAALDANGGDLNGGDAARFQADSLSAKINWDNAEAWNENGAPPNGSDYVRLRDGSGVYLSAGEIESISFDGATELEPKPVEWVVDATPPDATAADSSCGSPPADGTGAAALYSGCGPNLDRSVVRAVDVPAGGGSLTFDALWDAEAGWDFGYVQVSTDGGETWQSLATADTTSEHDPGAIPTVVDNLPGFSGDSGGWRPQSADLSAYSGQSVLVAFRYITDPGVDESGFWVRNIAVGGTALPSNTLDGWQSMTQVNPIPVEGWTVQLVAYGPAGSPAWVHTLALDGSFDGSLSGAALDAVIGDTAETVAAIVMFDDPTESVSDPARYTLTVDGVTQPGG; the protein is encoded by the coding sequence ATGCGGGGTTGGAGAAGAACACGGCTCCTCACCATCGGAGCCGCAGGAGCGCTCGTCCTCGGTCTGACGTTGCCCGGCGCACCCGCCGGCAGCGCGCCACCTTCGGACGATGATCGCGGCCGGGCCGCCAAGGAGCTCAAGCAGACCGGGTCCGACTACAACGACGGCAAGCGTCTCGGCATCGAGCGGCACCGGGGCGACGTGCACGGTCAGCCGCCGAAGGGTCCCGCGAAGGTCGGCCAGAGCCGCACCTGGCTCGGGCTCGACGACGCCCAGGGAAGCCTCTATCTCAAGGACTACACGCTGCGCGGTGTCGGCGACAACATCGAGGTGTGGGTCGCCGACGACCGGGCGTTCCCAGAGGGTGACTGCCGCAACGAGCTCGGTCTGACCGAGGTGACGGACGCCCAGATCTCGAACTTCATCGCGGAGTTCGACAACACGATCTACCCGATCGAGTCGGAGGAGTTCTCGGTGCCGCCGGACCGGGACGGCAAGCAGGCGGTCCTGCCGGAGCTGATCCCCAACCTGCCCTCCTCGGAGTACAAGGGCGACGGCGACAACATCGTGGTGCTGGTCGACAACGTCCGGGACGCCAACTTCTACGAGCCCGCCACTCCTGACGGGCAGACCTACATCGCGGGCTTCTTCTACTCGGTCTTCAACGAGTACTTCGACCGCAACGTGATGAGCATCGACGTCTTCGACTGGCTCCACCGCACCGGGACCAACCCGCCCGACGACAGCACCGATCCGGCGTACGTCGCCTGCAACCAGGAGCTGAACAGTGCTCCCGGCCGGCAGGTCGGAGCGCCTCGGCCGCTGCTGTACGAGGGCACGTTCGCGCACGAGTACCAGCACCTGCTGGAGTACTACGAGGACGCCGACGAGGTCTCCTGGGTCAACGAGGGCCTGTCCGACTACGCCCAGACCCTGGTCGGCTACGTCGACCCGAGCACCCCACCCGACGACCCCGGTGCGGACTCCCATCTGGCGTGCTTCATGGGCTATCTCGATCCGGCGTTCGGTGGCTCGGAGAACTCGCTGACCCTCTGGGGCGACCAGGGCGGGCCGGAGACGTTGTGCGACTACGGCGCGGCGTACTCGTTCATGGAGTATCTGGCCAGCCACTACGGCTCCGACTTCCTCAGCGTGCTGCATCGTGAGGATGCCGGTGGTCTCGAGGGGCTCCAGATCGTGCTCGACCAGTTCGGTGCCGGGGTCTCGGCCCAGCAGACGATTCACGACTGGGCCGCCGCGATGGCTCTCGACGCCGCCCTGGACGCCAACGGCGGCGACCTGAACGGCGGTGACGCGGCGAGGTTCCAGGCCGACTCGCTGTCCGCGAAGATCAACTGGGACAACGCCGAGGCGTGGAACGAGAACGGCGCACCGCCGAACGGCTCGGACTACGTACGCCTGCGCGACGGTTCCGGGGTCTACCTCTCCGCGGGCGAGATCGAGTCGATCAGCTTCGATGGCGCGACGGAGCTGGAGCCGAAGCCGGTCGAGTGGGTGGTCGACGCCACCCCGCCGGACGCCACGGCGGCCGACAGCAGCTGCGGCTCGCCGCCTGCCGACGGCACCGGAGCGGCCGCGCTCTACTCCGGTTGCGGGCCGAACCTGGACCGGTCGGTCGTACGAGCGGTCGACGTGCCCGCCGGTGGTGGGTCGCTGACCTTCGACGCCCTGTGGGACGCCGAGGCAGGCTGGGACTTCGGCTACGTCCAGGTCTCGACCGACGGCGGTGAGACCTGGCAGAGCCTGGCCACGGCCGACACGACCAGCGAGCACGACCCGGGTGCCATCCCGACCGTGGTCGACAACCTGCCCGGTTTCTCCGGCGACTCCGGAGGCTGGCGCCCGCAGAGCGCCGACCTGTCGGCGTACAGCGGGCAGAGCGTGCTGGTGGCGTTCCGCTACATCACCGACCCGGGGGTCGACGAGTCCGGCTTCTGGGTGCGCAACATCGCCGTGGGCGGCACCGCGCTGCCCAGCAACACGCTGGACGGCTGGCAGTCGATGACGCAGGTCAACCCGATTCCGGTCGAGGGCTGGACGGTCCAGCTGGTGGCGTACGGCCCGGCGGGCTCGCCCGCGTGGGTGCACACGCTCGCGCTGGACGGATCGTTCGACGGCAGCCTCAGCGGGGCCGCGCTCGACGCCGTGATCGGTGACACCGCCGAGACCGTGGCGGCGATCGTGATGTTCGACGACCCGACGGAGAGCGTGTCCGATCCGGCGCGCTACACCCTGACGGTCGACGGCGTCACCCAGCCGGGCGGCTGA
- a CDS encoding dihydrolipoyl dehydrogenase family protein, whose protein sequence is MTSASRDLTVDVIVVGAGPTGENVADRVVQGGLTAAIVESELVGGECSYWACMPTKALLRDAAALRAAQALPAAGRAVTGTLDPAAVFSRRDEFAAHWNDSGQVEWLTGAGITLVRGHGRITGTRAVTVTAADGTTTDIQARHAVVIATGTSALIPPIPGLADASPWTNREAAGATSVPGRLAIVGGGVVGAEMATAFSALGSQVTLISRTRLLPGVEQFAGEQVADALRTYGVTLHLDVGADEVRRDDAGEVHLTLSDGTEVTADEVLVATGRVPNTKDLGLEHVGLEPGSWLRVDDALAVVDDGGRLEDGWLYAAGDVNHRALLTHHGKYQARAVGDLIAARARGEEPDLSTWGRHAATADERATTQVIFTDPEVIAVGHSAESAEAAGIEVGVVDYDLGSVAGASLHADGYHGKARMVIDEQRKILVGFTAVGPDTAELLHAATIAVVGEVPLDRLWHAVPAYPTVSEIWLRLLETAGRDR, encoded by the coding sequence ATGACGAGCGCCAGCAGAGATCTCACCGTCGACGTCATCGTCGTCGGCGCCGGACCCACGGGCGAGAACGTCGCCGACCGCGTGGTGCAGGGCGGCCTGACCGCCGCCATCGTCGAGAGCGAGCTCGTCGGCGGCGAGTGCTCCTACTGGGCCTGCATGCCGACGAAGGCGCTGCTCCGGGACGCGGCGGCGCTGCGTGCCGCGCAGGCGCTTCCGGCCGCCGGCCGAGCGGTCACCGGCACGCTCGACCCCGCCGCCGTGTTCTCGCGGCGCGACGAGTTCGCAGCCCACTGGAACGACTCGGGCCAGGTCGAGTGGCTGACCGGCGCCGGGATCACCCTGGTCCGCGGGCACGGACGGATCACCGGCACCCGTGCCGTCACGGTCACCGCCGCCGACGGCACGACCACCGACATCCAGGCGCGGCACGCCGTGGTCATCGCCACCGGCACCTCCGCCCTGATCCCGCCGATCCCGGGCCTGGCCGACGCCTCACCCTGGACCAACCGCGAGGCCGCCGGCGCCACGTCCGTCCCCGGTCGCCTGGCGATCGTCGGCGGCGGCGTGGTCGGTGCCGAGATGGCGACCGCCTTCAGCGCGCTCGGGTCGCAGGTCACCCTCATCTCGCGCACCCGGCTGCTGCCGGGGGTCGAGCAGTTCGCGGGTGAGCAGGTGGCCGATGCGCTCCGGACGTACGGGGTCACGCTGCATCTCGACGTCGGCGCGGACGAGGTCCGTCGCGACGACGCCGGGGAGGTGCACCTGACGCTCTCCGACGGGACCGAGGTGACCGCCGACGAGGTCCTCGTCGCGACCGGTCGGGTCCCGAACACCAAGGACCTCGGTCTGGAGCACGTCGGCCTCGAGCCCGGCAGCTGGCTGCGCGTCGACGACGCCCTGGCCGTGGTCGACGACGGCGGCCGGCTCGAGGACGGCTGGCTCTACGCCGCCGGCGACGTCAACCACCGGGCGCTGCTGACCCACCACGGGAAGTACCAGGCCCGTGCCGTGGGCGACCTGATCGCGGCACGCGCCCGCGGCGAGGAGCCCGACCTGAGCACGTGGGGCCGTCACGCCGCCACGGCCGACGAGCGGGCCACCACGCAGGTGATCTTCACCGACCCCGAGGTCATCGCCGTCGGACACTCCGCCGAGTCGGCCGAGGCGGCCGGCATCGAGGTCGGCGTCGTCGACTACGACCTCGGCTCGGTCGCCGGCGCCTCGCTGCACGCCGACGGCTATCACGGCAAGGCGCGGATGGTCATCGACGAGCAGCGCAAGATCCTGGTCGGCTTCACCGCCGTCGGGCCCGACACCGCCGAGCTCCTGCACGCGGCCACGATCGCGGTCGTCGGCGAGGTCCCCCTCGACCGCCTCTGGCACGCCGTCCCCGCCTACCCGACGGTCAGCGAGATCTGGCTCCGCCTGCTCGAGACCGCGGGTCGCGATCGGTGA
- a CDS encoding TetR/AcrR family transcriptional regulator — MSEARDRLLSTASRLFYTEGLHSVGVDRVIAEASVTRATLYRHFRSKDELVVAYLTQADEAIRARVDAARAEVTDPDDLIRTVGRSIADDIRSEGFRGCAFLNAAAEYPDPAHMVHQAVLEHRQWFLATITELFSQTGKPDSEFAGRHFVMLRDGAMAAGCLTDPEPVCETFLRGLEGLLAYRSGLR; from the coding sequence ATGTCTGAGGCCCGGGATCGACTGCTGAGCACGGCGAGTCGGCTCTTCTACACCGAGGGTCTGCACTCGGTCGGAGTCGATCGCGTGATCGCCGAGGCGAGCGTCACGCGGGCGACGCTCTATCGCCACTTCCGGAGCAAGGACGAGCTCGTCGTGGCGTACCTGACGCAGGCCGACGAGGCGATCCGGGCGCGCGTGGACGCGGCCCGTGCGGAGGTGACGGACCCCGACGACCTCATCCGGACCGTCGGCCGGTCGATCGCGGACGACATCCGGAGCGAGGGGTTCAGGGGCTGCGCATTCCTCAACGCCGCGGCCGAGTACCCGGACCCGGCGCACATGGTCCATCAGGCGGTGCTCGAGCACCGGCAGTGGTTCCTGGCCACGATCACCGAGCTCTTCTCCCAGACGGGGAAGCCCGACTCGGAGTTCGCCGGGCGCCACTTCGTGATGCTGCGCGACGGCGCGATGGCCGCCGGATGCCTGACCGATCCGGAGCCCGTCTGCGAGACCTTCTTACGCGGCCTCGAGGGGCTGCTCGCCTACCGCAGCGGACTGCGGTAG
- a CDS encoding ABC transporter permease produces MSLDYLLDAANWSLTSPDGFPQRILEHLGYTFLSLVIAAVIAFPIGLLIGHTGRGALIAINLGNAGRALPTLGVLMLALGLVGIGLVPVTIALVVLAIPPILATTYAGIRAVADETVDAARGVGMTESQIAWRVEVPIALPIIIGGLRNASLQVVSTATIAAYAGLGGLGRYLFDGLATLQYGQVVAGAIVLAVLAVLIDLVLAGAQRLLVSPGVDGRGAGNRPTTARPEPKLAG; encoded by the coding sequence ATGAGCCTCGACTACCTGCTCGACGCGGCCAACTGGTCGCTGACCAGCCCCGACGGCTTCCCGCAGCGCATCCTGGAGCACCTCGGCTACACCTTCCTCTCGCTGGTGATCGCGGCCGTGATCGCCTTCCCGATCGGCCTCCTGATCGGCCACACCGGACGCGGCGCGCTGATCGCCATCAACCTCGGCAACGCCGGCCGCGCGCTGCCGACCCTCGGCGTACTCATGCTCGCGCTCGGCCTGGTGGGGATCGGTCTGGTGCCGGTCACGATCGCCCTGGTCGTGCTCGCCATCCCGCCCATCCTCGCCACCACGTACGCCGGGATCCGGGCCGTCGCCGACGAGACCGTCGACGCGGCGCGAGGCGTCGGCATGACCGAGTCCCAGATCGCCTGGCGGGTCGAGGTCCCGATCGCGCTGCCGATCATCATCGGCGGCCTGCGCAACGCGTCGCTCCAGGTCGTCTCGACCGCGACCATCGCCGCGTACGCAGGTCTCGGCGGCCTCGGCCGCTATCTCTTCGACGGCCTGGCGACGCTCCAATACGGCCAGGTGGTCGCCGGCGCCATCGTGCTCGCCGTGCTCGCGGTCCTGATCGACCTCGTGCTCGCGGGAGCACAGCGGCTCCTCGTCTCGCCCGGCGTCGACGGCCGTGGCGCCGGCAACCGCCCGACCACCGCCCGTCCCGAACCCAAGCTCGCCGGCTGA